A single window of Neospora caninum Liverpool complete genome, chromosome XII DNA harbors:
- a CDS encoding Histone H2B, related: MVAKKSAKSAKPKASGKSGKGKKKRAESYSSYIFKVLKQVHPETGISKKSMMIMTSFIADTFDKIASEAGKLCKYNKKDTLSSREIQTAVRLVLPGELAKHAVSEGTKAVTKYTGK; encoded by the coding sequence ATGGTGGCCAAGAAGTCCGCGAAATCTGCCAAGCCCAAGGCTTCCGGCAAGTCTGGCAAgggcaagaagaagagagctgAGTCCTACAGCTCTTACATCTTCAAAGTTCTGAAGCAGGTGCACCCGGAGACAGGCATCAGCAAGAAGTCCATGATGATCATGACTTCTTTCATTGCAGATACCTTCGACAAGATCGCCTCTGAGGCAGGCAAGCTCTGCAAGTACAACAAGAAGGACACCCTGTCCTCCCGGGAAATCCAAACCGCCGTTCGTCTGGTCCTCCCCGGCGAACTCGCGAAGCACGCTGTTTCCGAGGGAACGAAGGCCGTCACCAAATACACCGGCAAATAA